The genome window TGATGACAAGATGATAAGAGTGAAACTGAAACGCAAGTTGACATATAAAGGTCATTACGAGTACATGTATGTCCACACTGATCGTGTCAGAAATGCACTGAGGTAtttgatggcaaacaataaatgGTACGGTGATGTGACTATGAATGACGAATGGGTAAAttctctgaatggcactgaccaACATGAGGAAAGAACCAAACAGGAAACCCCTGATAACAGTGATGATGAAAATGTTCCTGAAGAGCAAGCAGAGGAAGACGTAACTTATATCAAAGACCAGAATGGGCttttgtcagatacatcatTACAGCCTGTCGATCTGGGTTCAGAGATCATTGATCAGAATTTTCAGGATATACTTAATGTGGCACCAGGCGAAGGTAACAGTCCAGTGAGGTTGCTGTCCGATAAAACCAATGAGGCAAAATGTTTCCCTGTCTTGTATCCATCTGGTGGACCTACATTTCATGATGAAAGAGAGTCCAAAATAACTCTGTCACGTTACCTGAATACACGCATTCTGAATGCAGATGGGCGTTTTGCACAGAACACAGACTTCATTTTTTACGCACAATACATATCAGAGGTGCATCAAGTTGTATCTAGTGTATCAGTGGCATTACGCAAAGGTGGCGGCAACTCCTCTCTGAAAGACGCATCACCCGACATGTTGTTGAACTCAGACTCGTTGGGTAAAATATTGCGCAATGACGAAGGATACAAGTTCTTACGAGGAATTCGTGGCACACCTCCATACTGGATGTCAGTGCAGAAAGATTTATTTGCCATGATAAGACAACTCTCCATACCCACGTTCTTTGCATCTTTTAGCTCTGCAGATTTGAGATGGCCTGAAATGCTGAACTCTATTCTAAGAATAGAAGGTAAACAGACGTCTGTTGACGATCTTGACTGGTCTGACAAATGTGGACTCATTCGTCGAAACCCTGTGACAGCGGCAAGAATGTTTGATCATAGATGGCATTGCTTTCTCCGTGATGTAATCATGTCGCCAGCAGAACCCATAGGGAAAATAAAGGACTACTTTTATCGTGTTGAATTTCAACAGCGTGGTTCTCCTCATGTCCACTGTCTTTTTTGGGTTGAAAATGCTCCCAAGATTGATAAAgagagtgatgatgaagtggCACAGTTCATAGACACATACATTACCTGTGAAATGCCACCAGAAACAGATGCAGAGCTCTACGACGTTGTGAGCAGTGTACAGAGGCACAGCACAAGACACTCTAAGACTTGCCGCAAGAAAAACACAGTGTGCAGGTTCAATTTCCCACGGCCACCATCAAGCTGTACTTTCATCACAAGAGGCGGTAACTGTGAGGACTTGAATGGCAATGATGACAATACAAGTGCTAGTGCAATAATAAAGAATGTTAAAACTGCGTTGACCATGCCTGACATGAATTTTGATACAGCCGATGCATTTTTTGAGTCTCTTGGGATAGATCAAGGTTTGTTTGAAAAGGCGTACAACATATGTTCCAAAAAGAAAAGCATTGTCCTGAAACGAAATCCTGGAGACATTTGGGTGAACCAGTacaacaaagacttactccGTGCTTGGCAAGGCAATATGGATATCCAGTATGTCACAGATGCCTTTTCAGTTGTGGTCTACATACTTTCCTACATCACAAAAGCAGAACAAGAAATGGGTTTGCTCTTACAACGTGCCCAAGACGAGTCAATGAATGGCAACCTTGATGCAAAAGCAGCATTCAAACAGCTTGGAAGTGTATACCTACACAACAGAGAAGTTTCAGCCCAAGAGGCAGTGTATCgattaacacacatgcacttgaaaGAATGCTCTCGTGACGTACAGTTCATTCCTGTTGGTGATAATCCTGTTAGGATGAGTTTACCATTGCACATACTCCAAAGTAAAGCCCAATTCCAACAGTGTAATGACGAAAGCAGCATTTGGATGACCAATGTGATCGAGAGGTATAAGAGCAGACCCCAGAATGcacaatttgaggatttatgtcTGGCCAGTTTTTGTTCTGAATACAGAGTTCTATCAAAGTCACAGGTTCCGACTGAAAGAGATTCACATGACATAATACAGCTCAACAACAACTGCGGCTTTGTGAAACGAAGGACCCGAACTGAACCTGCTGTTGTTAGGTATCCCAGATTTTCTCCCACAAAAAACCCTGAAAAGTACTTCCATTCGTTGCTGCAACTGTTTCTGCCTTACTATGAAGACTATCACCTCAAACCGCCCCAGTTTGATACATATGAACATTTCTATAAAAATGGTGCAGTGAAATGTGGTGTTGATGTTCAAAGAGTGCAGTCGATTGTGGATACCAACAAAGctttatttgaaaaagaaagtgatGAGATTGACAGAGCTAAACAGTTGCTGGAAGAAAACATTGATTTGGAAGATGCCTGGGCTCAGATATGTcctgaaacagaaagggagcGTCTTCGTTGTTTGGATCTGATGAAAGACAAAGTTGTAgatgatgaaggtgatgatgaCAAACTCATTCCTGACCTGACAGCAAACCCACAGACTACATGCACTTTGGAAACAAATCATGTGTCAATGCCCAGACAAGATGCATTGCATTTATTACGATCATTAAATGAAGAACAGTCTGCCATATTCTATGCTGTTCGTAAGTGGTGTTTGCAGAAactgtttggacaaaatcctGAACCGTTGCGATTATTCATTACTGGTGGAGCAGGAACGGGGAAAAGTCATTTAATCAAGGCGATACATTACGAATCTACCAGGCTGTTGTCACAGATTGCTGAAAATCCTGAGGATCTCACTGTGCTTCTAACAGCACCTACAGGAGTGGCTGCATATAACATTGGTGCTGCAACAATTCACAATACATTCTCCATTGGTGCAAATGTCAAACTGCCATATCAACCACTAGGTGATGAGAAAGTCAATTCTTTGCGAACCAAAATGGGCAGCTTGCAAATTCTGATCATTGATGAAGTGTCCATGGTCGACCACCGTCTTTTGGCCTACATTCATGGTAGACTGCGTCAAATCAAGCAGACTGGTGATTATTCCTTGTTCGCAAAAGTTTCCCTGATTTGTGTGGGTGATTTTTTCCAACTCAAGCCCGTGAAAGGCACACCTCTTTTTGCTGAAAACAAAGGAGCCAACCTGTGGGACAGTAACTTTGAGGTTGCAGAACTGACTAAAGTTGTTAGACAAGAAAATGCAACATTTGCGGAAATGCTTAATCGTCTCAGAGTCCGTAAAAAGAATGAACCTCTCACCGACTGTGATGTTCTCACACTGAGGCAGCGTGAAACTGGTGAGGAATCTACAGACATTCATGTGTATGCTACAAATGCAGAGGTTGATGAATATAACGTGAGGAGACTGCAAGAGACCTGCCCAGACGCAATCAGCATACGTGCTCAAGACTTTGTCCGAAATCCCAAAACTGGAAGAATGGAACGGAAAGTTGGCTTTCACACAAAAGTTTTCAACTCTTGCTTGCCTAAATGTGTTTCGTTGGGTGTTGGAGCAAGGGTCATGTTGAAGAAAAACATAGATGTGTCTGATGGCCTTGTCAACGGAGCATGTGGCACTGTAGTGGACATTATTCAAAGTCAACAAGACGATGACATGCCTGCAGCTATCCACGTGGAGTTTGAAGACCCTAATGTAGGAAAGATCCAGAGGTCAAAAGCAAAAAGGGTTTCCGAACGTTCAACGATAGTGGAAGTGCAAGAGGAACAAGTGGCTAATAATGGTGGAGTACGAAGGCAACTGCCGATTAGCCTGGCCTGGTCAGTAACTGTACATAAATGTCAAGGGCTTACTGTTGAAAGGGCTGTTGTGTCACTCAAGAAGATCTTTGCTCCAGGGCAAGCATACGTTGCGTTGAGTCGCGTGAGAACTCTTGGTGGGCTGATAATTGAGGACTTCAAAGAATCTGCCATATTTTGTGATAACAAAGTAGATTCGGCTATGAAAAGCTTGCCAGAGTTTAACTTTGGAATGTCTGTTTCATCCAACATGAACCCTGTGTGCACAGTAGCACTTCACAATGTGCAGAGTTTGAATGCTCACATTCAGGATGTTCAATCTCATAAAGCCCTCATGAATGctgactgtatttgcttaacagAGACGTGGCTCAATGTAGACACTGATGAAGAGCCGCAACTTCCAGGATACGTCTTCAAACACAATCCGAGGGGGAACTGTTATGATGACTCCGAGCCAGCTTTTGCAGCgctgaaacaacaacaaagaggtGGAGTTGGTGTGTATTGTTCAGAAAACATTGACGTGCAGGTGTCAATTCCAGAAAGATGCAATTTGGAATGTCTTTATTTTGAAATACCTCATGCAAATATGACTGCTGCTGTGTTGTACAGGCCCAGCTCTTATAAGATTGACATGTTTCGAGAGCAGTTATTACAGGTCATTTTTGAACTTGAGAAACATCCAGGGAGGAAACTCATCATGGGAGACTTCAATGAGGATATCTTTGTATCTTCTACAATTCTCAAGTTACTGGAATGGCATGGATACAATCAGCACGTGCAAGCAGCTACAACTGAAAAAGGTACATTGATAGATCATGTTTACGTTAAAGGCACAGAAGATGTTGTTGTTGAAGTTGTGCAGACATACTACAGTTTTCATGAAGCGATACTGATCTCACTGTTGTAATGTTTTCTGTGATTAATGACATTTGTCTTTGAATAGGTAGGCATTTATATTCTGGGCATGTTATGATGTCATTatgagtttactccatagtccGTCCGCTGAGCGGGGTTatgatgggtgggtgggtggtggcaaGGAGAGAGCATACACTGGACGGCTCCTTGCAGGGCATGGGAGGGGTATGGGggccattttccaaaagaagttGCAAATAACGGTAAAGATATACAGATGAATGtgtaaatatcagaaaataatACAGCTGATTTACTATCTAGGTGATAGTGGATCGTTCTTTAATTGTCTCAAGTATTTTAAGCTATATGTCTTGTTAATGTTTGTCAAATTATTTCATTTTGGTTGTATTACACCACCATTACACCAAGTTATGTGTAATGCTTTAAATGCTAACAAGAGTCCAAATTAAAGTTATAATGAATGGACAGACATAGCACATATAGCgtaataaatgttttttatcTTTACCGTTATTGTGAACCTTAACATTATCAGTGAATTACAGTTAAGATGATAACAGTCAATAACAGCAAACACAGCTGTTCAATTTCAGTGCTGTAAAATAAAATTAACCATATTATTTTACAGATATTACAGTCAGTTGAAGACTGGTATTATTATTGCAACACTGAGTTGAAGGACAACAATACCTTAAATCTTCAATGAAGTGAATGAAAAATTGTGTATGAATGAATTGTCTAGAGATTGTGTAAGAATGGTGAAAAAAcagagaagaaaacaaaaagtgCATCTTAAAAGTGTaacttcttttggaaaatggccCCTATACAGGGAACTTTTTTGGTCAACATTTTCATGAATTTTGGAATTATACCAAGTGGACAGTCATGCCATTGCTGTTTATCATGCATATCAAAGGTGTCCAAATCACCACCAATTTGCAGCTAACTCACAGTTTTCAACATATACAGTAGTGtgacacaaaaagtgttactgcGTCACCCTTATTGTTGTCTTAATGACATATGCTTTGGCACAGTAAAGTCATGATACCATATGTACAAGATCACTTAAATAGTGCTGATTACAGACAATCTCTGTCATTTACTGTGGGATCAGTTCTGTTGCCTTTAAGTTAACACAGGTCAGAGGCCCAGCCTACATCTCGCTGCAACATCAGTATTTCTTGGAAAAGGGCAGGTTCTCCAAGGACATTCTGGTTGGTGGAGTTGTCACCAGCACCAGGGCATTTGAATGACATGAAAGCCATGGACAGCAATGCAATCTGCTGAGACAAGCATGTGAGTAAACATGCTTGCTGGAGACTGGTGATGTGTAAAGGAGTCAAATTCAGAGGACAAATTCAGAAGAACACCATTTggattaataaaaaaaagacgGCAACAACAGCTACTGTGTGGGACTACACAGCCGTTCTAAGAAGTGATTTCTATGTCTGTCGAGGCTGACAGGTGCATCTTAGCACTGTGTATATCTTTCATACCAATTGAACTGAACACCTTACCATTTTTGTTTGAGTGATGAAACTGCATGTTAGAAGTCATTTACATATTTACCACTGTCCACTTGGTATGCAGTTCTGTAAACAGGGTCTAATACACATGGTAAATCAAACTAAATTGCATTGATAAAGTAGTTCAAATACGCATCAGTTGatcatttcatttacaaatgtGACAATATATTGACAGACTTTAGATAattattttgtttatgtaaaaaatgctattttttGACATGCAGAATTCAGAGAagaaagtttgtttttgtttctaacTTTTAGATTGGGTGAGGACAATTCAGTTGGCTACTTAATCAACCCAGGACAATGTTCAGCCATTAGTCCTGTACAACTACTTGAAATAAGACATATTGAATGGTTTAAGTTTTAAGTTGTTCAAGTTTTAAGTTTTTCATTTGGACCTGGTTTTGTGTGGGACTGATTTGTTTTAGCTGTGACTGTACTATTTTTATTAAAATACTATAAGTACCACACCAAGGATTGTAATTTAGATGGTGTGTAACATGTTACTTTACTTGTTGATATTGCATTaactattttttatttgttttgttttgttatattatTGTGAATTATTGTGAAGTATGTTTTGGCATGGATAATtacaaagaaggaaaaagaaggaAGAGTTATTGATGTTATATCAGAAGAGTTACTGATGCTCTATACATTGCATTTCATAATGGTATATATGGAATCTTCACTAACATATTGCTAAAATGTACTGCTGGATCTGTACAATTCACCACCACAATACAATGGACTGAGTGTAAGAAGTCTTACTTTGTGACAAAACTGAACCAACCACTTCAGAGGTGTGGAGTCGAAAATGCTGTCATCAGATCTTCTGGCATATTGACTTTATGTGAGTACCTATTATATTTAACTGTACATTTATTCAAAGACAGGCATCCTAATTCTGATTCATCCATATTTGACAGGATGTGAACTTTAAGAAAAAGACATGCTGCTTTATTTCACCTCTGTATAGCATGTAgacttttattgtaaatgtaCGTCTGCTCTCAAATGACTATACAGAAAATGTTGGCCCAGGCCCAGCCTCACAGCCTTCCGAGTGGCCTGCACCGGTCCTGCTGCGGATCACGGACATCCGCCAGCATCGCAGCCTTCCGAGTGGCCTGCACCGGTCCTGCTGCGGATCACGGACATCCGCCAGCAACGCAGCCTTCCGAGTGGcctgcaccagtcctgctgCGGATCACGGACATCCGCCTGCATCGCAGCCTTCCAAGTGGcctgcaccagtcctgctgCGGATCACGGACATCCGCCAGCAACGCAGCCTTCCGAGTGGCCTGCACCATTCCTGCTGCGGATCACGGACATCCGCCTGCATCGCAGCCTTCCGAGTGGCCTGCACCAGACCTGCTGCGGATCACGGACATCCGCCAGCATCGCAGCCTTCCGAGCGGCCTGCACCAGACACAGTGCCTGTTGAGGATCACGGACATCTGCCAGCAACGCAGCCTTCCCAATGTTTGCCTAGGTTTCAAAGAATATACTTGCTGAGATGCTTCAGAGTTGTGGTGTGACCACTACCACAGGTGTGCACAGAACTTGTCCATGCGTCTATTCCATCAGACACACCAATCGTGAGGACAGCTGAGGCTCATGGACATGCACAAGCCACACAGCCTATTGAACCACCTGTACCAGATGGAGAGCCTGCTGAGACTCATCCTCCTTTTCcattggtggttgtggtggtgtagAGGGGCTTTTACTTGTCACAGTGCCTGTTGAGGCTTATGTACCCTCACCTGCCTTGTGACCTGCTGAGGCTCATGCACCTAATCTTCGCTCATGCATCTAATCTTCGCAATAGGACAGCGTTACAAAGGACAATGAGCTGTAGATGTGGCCATTTACTGACTAAGGGTGGACAAGCCCAGTTAAGAAGATTGACTTTGTGCTGTAGATTATTATAGAACCATTTAGTAATACAAGGGAAATAGAAGTAATTAGGGCTTTAATGACTAcatgtttttgcattttctcaGTTTTATTGGTGGAGTTGCCACCAGCACTAGGACATTTGAATGACATGAATGCCATGGACAGCAATGCAATCAGAGAAGCATGTGAGTAAACACGCGTTCTGGAGGCAGCTGATGTGTAAAGGGGGCAAATTGAGAGGAAACATTCAGAAGAATACcatttggataaaaaaaaaaaaagacagcaacatCCTTCCACCCTTCTGATTGGcctgcaccagtcctgctgCGGATCACGGACACCCACCAGCAACGTAGCCTTCCCAATGAACTGCACCAGTCACAAAGCCTGCTGCGGATGACAGACATCTGCCAGCCATGCAGCCTTCCaagtgacctgcaccagacacagggccTGCTGCAGACATCCACCAGCAACGTAGCCTTttgagtgacctgcaccagtcctgctgCGGATCACAGACATCCGCCAGCAACGTAGCCTTCCCAATGAACAACACCGGTCACATCCGCCAGCAACGCACTcttccgagtgacctgcaccagacacagggccTGTTGAGGATTACAGACATCTACCAGCCTCAcagccttccgagtgacctgcaccagtcctGTTGTGGATCACATACATCTGCCAGCCATGCATccttccgagtgacctgcaccagtcctgctgctgatcacagacatccgccagcaacgcagccttccaagtgacctgcaccagacacagggccTGTTGAGGATCACAGACATCTACCAGCCTCAcagccttccgagtgacctgcaccagtcctGTTGTGGATCACATACATCTGCCAGCCATGCATccttccgagtgacctgcaccagtcctgctgctgatcacagaCATCCGCCAGCAATAGCACGGACATCCGTTGACTAcgcagccttccgagtgacctgcaccaaaCACAGGGCCTGTTGAGGATATTTTAGTAGGATGTAACCTACGTTTTATACACTGTTAATGAATAGACATTTTGCTTTCTTAAACCTGTAGGACAAAATAATGTATACCTTTATTGTAAATTTACAACTGCTCTAAAATTACCTTACAGATAATGTTTGCCCAGTTTCAAAAAATATACCTTCTCAGATGTTTCAGAGCTGTGGTGTGGCCACTGCCATGGGTATGCACACAACTGCTCCATACGTCTGTTCCATGGGACACACCAATGGTTAGGACTGTTGAGGCTCATGGACATTCACAAGCCACACAGCCTATCGAACCACCTGTACCAGATGGAGAGCCTGCTGAGACTCATCTTCCTTTTCgcttggtggttgtggtggtgcagACACACTTGTACTTGTCAGAGTGCCTTGAGGTTCATGGACCCACACCAACATTGTCACCTGCTAAGGCTCATAGCTGATCTTGGCAATCTACAACAGCACTACAGGACAGCATTACAAATGTCAATGAGTTGTACATGGGGCCATCTACTGAATAAGGGCTGACAAGCCGGGTTAAGAATAT of Alosa sapidissima isolate fAloSap1 chromosome 1, fAloSap1.pri, whole genome shotgun sequence contains these proteins:
- the LOC121719954 gene encoding uncharacterized protein LOC121719954 yields the protein MNDEWVNSLNGTDQHEERTKQETPDNSDDENVPEEQAEEDVTYIKDQNGLLSDTSLQPVDLGSEIIDQNFQDILNVAPGEGNSPVRLLSDKTNEAKCFPVLYPSGGPTFHDERESKITLSRYLNTRILNADGRFAQNTDFIFYAQYISEVHQVVSSVSVALRKGGGNSSLKDASPDMLLNSDSLGKILRNDEGYKFLRGIRGTPPYWMSVQKDLFAMIRQLSIPTFFASFSSADLRWPEMLNSILRIEGKQTSVDDLDWSDKCGLIRRNPVTAARMFDHRWHCFLRDVIMSPAEPIGKIKDYFYRVEFQQRGSPHVHCLFWVENAPKIDKESDDEVAQFIDTYITCEMPPETDAELYDVVSSVQRHSTRHSKTCRKKNTVCRFNFPRPPSSCTFITRGGNCEDLNGNDDNTSASAIIKNVKTALTMPDMNFDTADAFFESLGIDQGLFEKAYNICSKKKSIVLKRNPGDIWVNQYNKDLLRAWQGNMDIQYVTDAFSVVVYILSYITKAEQEMGLLLQRAQDESMNGNLDAKAAFKQLGSVYLHNREVSAQEAVYRLTHMHLKECSRDVQFIPVGDNPVRMSLPLHILQSKAQFQQCNDESSIWMTNVIERYKSRPQNAQFEDLCLASFCSEYRVLSKSQVPTERDSHDIIQLNNNCGFVKRRTRTEPAVVRYPRFSPTKNPEKYFHSLLQLFLPYYEDYHLKPPQFDTYEHFYKNGAVKCGVDVQRVQSIVDTNKALFEKESDEIDRAKQLLEENIDLEDAWAQICPETERERLRCLDLMKDKVVDDEGDDDKLIPDLTANPQTTCTLETNHVSMPRQDALHLLRSLNEEQSAIFYAVRKWCLQKLFGQNPEPLRLFITGGAGTGKSHLIKAIHYESTRLLSQIAENPEDLTVLLTAPTGVAAYNIGAATIHNTFSIGANVKLPYQPLGDEKVNSLRTKMGSLQILIIDEVSMVDHRLLAYIHGRLRQIKQTGDYSLFAKVSLICVGDFFQLKPVKGTPLFAENKGANLWDSNFEVAELTKVVRQENATFAEMLNRLRVRKKNEPLTDCDVLTLRQRETGEESTDIHVYATNAEVDEYNVRRLQETCPDAISIRAQDFVRNPKTGRMERKVGFHTKVFNSCLPKCVSLGVGARVMLKKNIDVSDGLVNGACGTVVDIIQSQQDDDMPAAIHVEFEDPNVGKIQRSKAKRVSERSTIVEVQEEQVANNGGVRRQLPISLAWSVTVHKCQGLTVERAVVSLKKIFAPGQAYVALSRVRTLGGLIIEDFKESAIFCDNKVDSAMKSLPEFNFGMSVSSNMNPTLMKSRNFQDTSSNTIRGGTVMMTPSQLLQR